One part of the Apus apus isolate bApuApu2 chromosome 11, bApuApu2.pri.cur, whole genome shotgun sequence genome encodes these proteins:
- the CBLN1 gene encoding cerebellin-1 — MRGPGLGLRLGLLLGAAWLACGQNETEPIVLEGKCLVVCDSNPTSDPTGTALGISVRSGSAKVAFSAIRSTNHEPSEMSNRTMIIYFDQVLVNIGSNFDSERSTFISPRKGIYSFNFHVVKVYNRQTIQVSLMLNGWPVISAFAGDQDVTREAASNGVLIQMEKGDRAYLKLERGNLMGGWKYSTFSGFLVFPL; from the exons AtgcggggcccggggctggggttgaggctggggctgctgctgggcgcGGCGTGGCTGGCGTGCGGGCAGAACGAGACGGAGCCCATCGTGCTGGAGGGGAAGTGCCTCGTGGTGTGCGACTCCAACCCCACCTCCGACCCCACCGGCACCGCGCTCGGCATCTCCGTGCGCTCCGGCAGCGCCAAGGTCGCCTTCTCCGCCATCCGCAGCACCAACCACGAGCCCTCCGAGATGAGCAACCGCACCATGATCATCTACTTCGACCAG GTACTAGTGAATATCGGCAGCAACTTCGACTCGGAGCGGAGCACTTTTATCTCGCCCAGAAAAGGGatttacagttttaattttcacGTGGTGAAAGTGTACAACAGGCAAACCATCCAG GTGAGTTTGATGCTAAATGGGTGGCCAGTGATTTCTGCCTTTGCAGGGGACCAAGATGTGACCCGAGAAGCTGCTAGCAATGGAGTCCTGATTCAGATGGAGAAAGGAGACAGAGCTTATCTAAAACTGGAGAGAGGAAACTTGATGGGAGGCTGGAAGTATTCAACATTCTCTGGATTTCTAGTGTTCCCACTTTAA